One Glycine max cultivar Williams 82 chromosome 6, Glycine_max_v4.0, whole genome shotgun sequence DNA segment encodes these proteins:
- the LOC100798365 gene encoding probable CCR4-associated factor 1 homolog 7 yields MSILPKGDSVQIREVWNDNLEEEFALIREIVDEYNYVAMDTEFPGVVLRPVGNFKNINDYNYQTLKDNVDMLKLIQLGLTFSDENGNLPTCGTESTCIWQFNFREFNISEDIFASDSIELLRQCGIDFKKNSEKGIDVNRFGELLMSSGIVLNDAVHWVTFHSGYDFGYLLKLLTCRSLPETQAGFFDLIKMYFPMVYDIKHLMKFCNSLHGGLNKLAELLEVERVGVCHQAGSDSLLTSCTFRKLRDAFFSGSTEKYAGVLYGLGVESGQTN; encoded by the coding sequence ATGTCGATTTTACCGAAAGGCGATTCGGTTCAAATCAGGGAAGTTTGGAACGATAACCTCGAGGAGGAGTTCGCGTTGATCCGTGAAATCGTGGACGAGTATAACTACGTGGCGATGGATACCGAGTTCCCCGGCGTGGTTCTCCGTCCGGTGGGGAATTTCAAGAACATCAACGACTACAACTACCAAACCTTGAAGGACAACGTGGACATGTTGAAGCTGATCCAATTAGGTCTCACTTTCTCCGACGAGAATGGTAACCTCCCTACCTGCGGCACGGAGAGCACCTGCATCTGGCAATTCAACTTCCGCGAGTTCAACATCAGCGAAGACATCTTCGCGAGCGACTCGATCGAGTTGCTGCGCCAGTGCGGGATCGACTTCAAGAAGAACAGCGAGAAAGGGATCGACGTGAACCGGTTCGGGGAGCTCCTCATGTCCTCCGGGATCGTGTTGAACGACGCCGTGCACTGGGTTACCTTCCACAGCGGGTACGATTTCGGGTACCTCCTGAAGCTGTTGACATGCCGGAGCTTGCCGGAGACGCAGGCCGGGTTCTTCGATCTGATCAAGATGTATTTTCCGATGGTGTATGACATCAAGCACCTGATGAAGTTCTGCAACAGCCTCCACGGAGGGTTGAACAAGCTTGCGGAGTTGTTGGAGGTTGAGAGGGTTGGCGTGTGCCATCAGGCTGGGTCTGATAGTTTACTCACTTCTTGTACATTTAGAAAGTTGAGGGATGCGTTCTTCAGTGGCTCCACGGAGAAATATGCTGGTGTCTTGTATGGTTTAGGTGTTGAGAGTGGACAGACTaattga